Part of the Diceros bicornis minor isolate mBicDic1 chromosome 17, mDicBic1.mat.cur, whole genome shotgun sequence genome is shown below.
ACGTTAGAATATGACATTCTCAAAAATGAAACCCTTCAGCAGAAAAAGGAACTGGATTCActctttatagaaaaaaagagatgtCATAGAAAACAGGAGAGCTTCTCAAAGTCTTTGCAAAATACAGGTATTTTGGAAACAGGAAGAAAACTTGAATGAAAGACTGCgtgttttttcattatttttcccccTCCAGAAGCTTTGAGGCCTAACAAACAGGCATATGGTATATGCTAGAGATCTGTGTCTACTGGACAACTGTAATTTTTGCCTGTTAGATGTAGTGGGTATTTGGGTTTACTTGTTTCAAACACAGGATTAAGATCCCAGAAGCCATGTTTGGAGTAGTAGACCCCTATGTTTCCAAAACTCAATGGCAGTTCTTGCATTCCTACTGTTCCCAGAAGGTGAAATACTATGTCAGATCCCCATCAAATTTGGAACATTTTGGAACTGTGGGCAAATTAGACACTCCCACTTTGTCGCTGACATGAAATATGGAGCCTATCAGTAAAAATATACTTAGGCTACAATGGGCACAAGGCCTTTTATTTGGATGCTGTTGTAAAGAtaactgcgtgtgtgtgtgtgtgtgtgtgtgtgtgtgtttccattcTGCCTTGACTTCAGGTATTTGGTCTATTTGTGATCAATACACATTCTCTGCAGCACATCTGCAAGATTCACCAGTGTTGATGCTGTGCGACTCTGTGTGATGCTACCATTATAAACTACCAAGAGATAAGAATATGAAATCTCATACAACAAACTCTGTTATCATGCATAATGATGAAATGAACTGACCTGGTTaatcaaccaataaatatttgtttaagatttagagtttacaaagagatttttcatatttaatatcATTTAGGTATCGTAGTTAGTAGAAATTTACTCTCTCTATAACTAGAGggtcaataatattttaaaaaattcatatattgtaAGATACATgcggaggaaaaaaacacaaagaataatgtttattttatttagaaggcatcccagaatctttttttttttttgcattttatttagtatttttaaaaacagatttattgaggtattattattatgcaaagaactgcacatatttaatgtatacaatttgatgcaTTTACCCTTTGTATATATCTGTAAAACCATTCACAGTGTGGGTAATAGAATATCCATCCCCTCCAAACTTTCCTCATGTTCCTTTTGTTGTgcatggtgagaacacttaaaatgAGATCTATACTTTTAACaagtttttaagtgcacagttctgtattgttaactgtaagcactatgttgtacaacagatctctagaacttattcatcttgtataactgaaactatATACCCGTTgaacaacaactcctcattcccccaccccagtcccggcaaccaccattctacttactgtttctctgagtttgactGAATCTTATATCTCATGtaattggaatcatgcagtatttccttctgtgattggcttatttcacttagcataatatcctcaagctTTATCTATATTGTCTCATatgccagaatttccttctttttaaggctgaatgatattccattgtatgtatataccacattttctctatccattcatccatctatggacatttgtgttatttccatatctttgttattgtgaataatgctgcaatgaatatgggggtgcagatatctcctgGCATCCAGAATATTGATGAACatcatattatcattatttatagcTAAGAGTTTGTTTTTAGAGGACTGATAAATATATTCCTCTGCTTAACAGAATTCCAGATGACAAGAAGTTTGTTTCACCTTATATGTTGTAGGCAAACTCTATGAAGACCGCTGGTCCTGTTGTGGAgtaaattgttattattttaccaCTGAAGTTAAAACCTGGAAGGGATGTAAACAGACTTGCCAAAGTTACAATTTATCTCTTTTGAAGATAAATGATAAAGATGAACAGGTATCATGGTTTGTTacattcacttttattctcttggactctgtctctcttccttggaCCCAAGATATTGAGGATCGGGAGGGGTCCAGAAAGAGGGACCTTCAGTTATTCTTTGTGTTGTGTCTGTTGAATGAGTAAAAGTTGTATAATTAAGAGTCTCCCAGGTGACCCCTGCCTGCTAATAGGTGTATGATCTTGTTACTAAGCATTCAATATGTATTATCTATCATGATGACcaatattatttctaaaatggaAACCTCCTTGCAGGTGCAGGTTGCGTCTTTGCAATCACCTCCCTCTCTAAGGAGTCTATAGGAGACCTGCTCTCAGAGAAGTGTGCTTTTCCTTCAAAGAAGTACTTAACCTTTTGGTAAATTGCAGCCTGGAACCAGCAGTTATTTCTTCCTGTAAAGTGGCAACTAAGAACCCAGAGGCAATACAGTCTAGTAGTTTCTGTTAGGTATACAGGGGCCAGACTACCTGGGATAAAATCCAGTTTCTgtctgggtgaccttgggtaaataacttaacctctctgggttgtgtaaattacttaacctctcaagATGTGTAGCTttcaaaaagaattataaaaagagaaaatacagtgGCAACAATTTCTAAactatctttttaatttattaccAGTAACAACGATCTACAtacataaaatgtgtttttatagAGAACTGTTTGTAAAGATCAGCCTGAAACTTCTATTTATTATTTAGGAAAACAGCACAAAACTCATATGCAAATCTAATAGATGTTTTAAATCACAACATAAAAGAATTTAGGATATCAAttcataaaataactttttatgtttgttacagtaaaacagttaaatttaaaccaatattttaaaatatattcaatcaCTTATTCAGAAGTTACATAATGTGTCACTTTGCTACACTACCTTTTTGGACAGTAAATATTTCGTAATACGGCCCTTTTTCCCTTCACCTCTTCCAACTACTGAACTACAGCCAGTCTTTTTCTTATGAGGCTGAAGGCTGAAGGCTCTCAGGCACATCTCCCCAGATACACTTgttgttttaataaatttattttgaagataGCTGTTTTCACTTAAGAATACGTAATGATCATTTTTCTACATCCTTAAGTATTTTTCTGGAGCATGATTTTGAATGGTTTTATAAAGATCAAAAATTATTTAACCAATCTCCTATTCTGAgatatttagattttaaatttttgcatGTTTTAAGTAATCTGTGAAACTGACAGCCATTTTTAACATAAGTAAATAATCCTGGAGAAAATTactttgcaaaatgaaaatacagggtTTGAGGGGAGAGAAGGTTTTCTAGAAGGAGGGATGAAGGATGATGTAGCAGAGTAGTGGCCTTAGAAACAGTTGGGCCCTTTACctgtcattttcattcatctgacAGGTGGGAATTTAGTCACATGAtatgttttgtttcctttatagGCCTTCCTTCAACCCCAGACTTATGGAAATAGCTACTGGATTGGATTATCATATAATGCAGAGGAAAGGAAGTGGAAATGGATTGACGATGGCACATCTTCTGGAATGTAAGTCTCTGGAATGCATTCAAACTCTAATATTGGTGTTAGGGCTGGAAGGATTGTATCTAAAAAGAATCTTCTCTTATTATGCACAGCTTAACTCACTTTCAAGTAGCCATCACTGGTAAGAATAAGTAGAATGATTAGGAAAGTGTTTTAGGAAGCATACGTAAAAATAAAAGATGCATCCTACAGAGTTATTAATAATACTAAAATTATGATGCTAAACACATGCTCAGAAGTATGTGTTATGAggtacacaaaataaaataaaatcataaagtgATATGAAATGATCAGACCATCCTGACTTAGCCAAAGTGATCCCTCCCACAACCTCAAATGAATATTTTGAGCATCCTAAGAATTCATTTTAAATGCCTTTACATTATtggtttatattatttataaatataaatatatgtgagtaaacacacacacacacacgcatatacctGCACTATGGTTCTTCTATTTTGAAGTGCAGTATTTTGTAACCTCTTGGGTTTACATTTAGTTATAATCTGCTGTTAAACTgttcaatgattttttaaaaatctgaactatgtattatattatttatttctagaaattctgTTTTACGTTTCCAAATCTTTCTAGTTACTCATATTTTCAAGCTGTCCTTTATTTCTTGAAAGATACTAAATGTTCTTATTGTATATTGGGCATCTGAAAATTCTTAGATATGAAGTTTTGTGGGTCCACTCTATTGTTTCTGCTGGCTTTTATTCATGATGCCATTTTCTTTGTAgtgttgagtgattttttttctcatttttgagcTGCTGTGGAAATTAGTCAAAGATGGAGATGAAGATGGCTTCGTCAAGAAAGAATTTGCTTTTGTTGGATGCCTTGGGGCACTATGAGTCAGGGccactgtttttattattatcatttttattgaggtcatagtagTTTATAACAGTGTGCAATTTCCGTTGTACTGTAttatttatccatcaccatatatatgtgcccgtTTATCCCTTATGCCCACACCcaaccccatcccctctggtaacccctAGTctattctctttgtccatgtgtttgtttatcttccacatatgagtgaaatcatatggtgtttgtcattctctgtctggtttattttgcttaacataatacgcaCAAAGGCCATGCATGTTGCTGCAAAGGGGgcgattttgttatttttcttcttttttgaggaagattagccctgagctaacatctgttgccaatcctcctgttgtttgctgaggaagattggccctgggctaacatctgtgcacatcttcctgagctttatgtgggacgctgccacagcatggcttgataagcggtgcatagacTCGCATGGGAGATCAAAAGCAGTTAACCTGCGGCCAACAAAGCCGAGtgagtgaacttaactgctatgccactgggctggcgccatgattttgtctgtttttatggttGAGCAGTGTTCCAtcgtgcatatataccacatcttctttatccattcatcagtcaatgggcacttgtgttgcttccatgtcttggctacagtgaataatgctgcaatgaacataggggtgcataagtctcttggaattcttgatttcaagttctttggataaatccccAGTAGTGGGATCACTGGTACGTATggtattactatttttaattttttgagaaatctccatactgttttccacagtggatgTACCAGTTTGCAaacccaccagcagtatatgagggttccctcttctccacatcctatccaacatttgctatttttttcttggtagttatagccattctaagaggtgtaAAGAGATATCTCAATGTCATTTTCattagcatttccctgatgattagtgatgttgaacatcttttcatgtgcctattggccatctgtatatcttctttgggaaaatgtcggttcatatcctctgcccattttttgattgagttgttggtttttttgttgttgagttgtgtaactttataaattttggagattaacttcttgtcagatatatgatttgcgaatattttctcccagctggtgggctgtcttttcattttagtcctggtttcctttgccttgcagaagctctttagtctgatgaagttccatttatttactttttcttttgttgcccttgTCTGTGTAGATATGggatttgaaaagatccttctaagacttaTATCAAAGAGTGtaatgcctatattttcttctcggagttttatagtttcacatcttaccttcaattctttaatccattttgagttaattttttatgtatggaaaaagataatggtctactttcatcttttgcttgtggctgtccagttttcccatcaccagttgttgaagagactttcctttctccattgtatattcttggcttctctctcgaagattagctgtctgtagatgtgtggtttcatttctgggcttccaattctattccactgacttgtgtgtctgtttttgtgcgagtaccatgctgttttgattactataccttTGTAGCATAGTTTTaattcagggattgtgatgcctccagctttgttcttttttctcaggattgctttagattTTGGGAGTCTTTTGTTggctcatatgaattttaggatttttgttctatttccatggagAATGTTATAGAAActctgattaggattgcattgaatctgtagattgctttaggtagtgtggacattataactatgtttattctaccaatctatgtgcatggaatacctttccatttctttatatcatcatcaagttctttcaataacgtcttatagtGGTTTTTATACCTCATTTTGttactgtggtgtatcacattggttgatttgcaggtgttgaaccatccctgcatacctgatataaatcccacttgaacaTAGTATATCATACTTTTAAGGTATTGCTGTAtttagtttgaaaatattttttagggatttttgcatctatgttcgtcagcgatattggcctgtaattttccttctttctgttatcTCTGTCTGACTTTTGGATCAGGATGATTTTGGCCTTctaaaatgtgttgggaagtgttccatcttttattttttagaataggtTGAGAATGAtaggcattaaatcttctttgaatttttggtggaattcaccagagaagctgtctggtcctggacttttacattttgggaggattttgattactgtttcagtgtcttaacttgtgattggtctattcagattctctatttcttcttgattcacttaTGGGAGGTATGAgtctatgaatttatccatttcttctagattgtccaatttgttggcatatagtttttcatagtgttgTCTTATAATCCTTAGGTATTTTTGCGGTATttgtttaatttctcctctttcacttctaataTTACTTACTTGAGTCTTCATACTTGTTTTCTTAGTGAGTCCAGGTAAGGATTTTTCAATTTtgattatcttctcaaagaaccagctcttaatttcTTTGATCATtactactgtttttgttttttttgtttcctttccattttgtttatttctgctctaatttttattatttcccttcttcttcctacattgggctttgttttttcatctttttccagTTATGTGAGGTGCAGtttaagattgtttatttgagatttttcttgcttgttaGGGTGGGCTTGgattgctatgaatttctctcttaggATCTCTTctgttgcatcccatatgagttggtgtgatatattttcattttcatttgtctccagatatttttaaatttctctttttatttcttcaatgattcattggttgttcagtatcaTGATTTTTAGTCtctacatctttgtcactttctcagcttttttcttgtagttcatttctagtttccaacattatggtcagaaaacatgCTCAATGTGATGTCAATCTTCTTCTTTATTGAgggttgccttgtttcccaacacatggtctatctttgagaatgttcatgtgcacttgagaagaatgtgcattctgctgtttttggatgggatgttctatatatatctattaagtctgtCTAGTCTAGTTTTTCATTGAATTCCACTATgtctttgttgactttctgtctgtatgatgtatccattaatgtaagtggggtgttaagttcccctactattgttgtgttcctattaatgtctccttttaggtctgttaaaagTTGCTTTATGTATGTTAGTGCTCCTGTGtaaggtgcatatatatttgtaagaCTGATGTCCTCTTTTTGGAGTGCCCCTAGGTTGCTGCagttgggagagggagaggatatccctttccctccttccactgcctcctgaaagtttcagcacctccaccttcaggtgtatggctgcgtgggtctctcagacattTATACTGTTATGTGAATGTCCTCTGCTAGTTTATGAatatccttttcattgtatcttagggaagagagtctaagggaagagctcactttgccatgatgctgacatcacccaTTTTCTAAGGCTGCTTATAATTCCTCATATGAGCCCTGCATCATGTGTAGGTCTGGGTTGCAAACCTACAAAAGATGTCATACAGAAAATTACCTTAATGTGACCATAGCCTGTAAGTACACTTTCAGGCAAACAATCTCAGACATCATAGAACAGAAAGGTTCATGGGCCAAACAAATACACTTAAATTGCACAGTTAATTAAATCAATTTAAACCACATTGCACTATTCCAGGGGAAGGAAATGGAATAGCTCTCAGACTTGGATGGGATGCGATAGGTTGTCACACTTAGGATAAGTTGCAAGTGGGTGAAAGGATCACCTGAATCCTAGGTTACGCAATCTTCATATGGcctgcctctctctgctgcaTAACCCTTTCCTGATGATGGTGTGGTTTCTAGGACCAGACTTGAGGTTTGAGTAAAAGGGCCCAAAGGTTCTTGTGCCCAGCATACATATTTTCTCTACTGGGGAGGTGCAGGAGCATGTAAGCCTGACCACAGCTGCAGTGTTCTAATAAACCTTATGAGCAGCTATGAATTTTATTTGAGTTTCTTAGGCAGAAGGCCAGAAATAGTGTCACCAATGGGTGAGGACATGGAGACCTCATGAATGTTGAGTATCCATGTGCGTCATGTATATTTGGAGTATTATATTTAGTGTCTACTTGGTTCTTTCATCCTTTCCTATGTTTACCATTCATATGCTCTACTTTCTATATCTATAGGTAACATGTCTCAGAGGTTACCAACTAACTTATACATACTTCATACATCCTTTGTGTTCTGCCTATGACTTACAAGCTACTCAGATTCATTTatctttcttgtttgtttctcttcattCCTATAGCAGATTTGAATATTCTTAAATAATACAGCAAATGCAAATTATATGAGAGATGGTTTAATCTTTTGAAGTCTTAGGTAggattattctttttctcttctgcctAAGTGCAATGCTCAAAGACAGTTCTTGGGTGGTTTATTCTGAAGATATATTCCTTTGGGGTCTCAACTCTTTATGGCTTGTCTTCTATTTAGAATCTTGGGTGGAATTCATTATTCAGCCTGCTACATCAATGAAGGGACAAACTGGCTTCAGAGTTTCAATTACCCTTCCATGTTCCCACTTTTTCTTAACCCTCGGCCTGAGTatgaatttgtttctttccagTTCATAAATTTGTTGAAgcacatttaaatttttctttattcatcattttactGTTTCAACAGTAAGATAATTCTGGTATCTAATCCACCACTTTGCTGAAGCAAAAGTCTTGCTTTTAGATATCTTTCAAGGGATAGTCatgaaacaataattataattattaatataataataattattagctatggggtgggaagggaaagaaacaaaacaaatgaaaacctcAGTTAAATAACCTCATCTCTGGCTATATTCCaattctgctttttctctttaagGTATATGCACATGACACCTAGTTATCTCTGTCACAGAAATtaagttcttcttctttttcatctctcacttttactgaaaaaaattaacataataaaGCAATTTTGCTATATATCATGATCCCTCAGAACTGCTGCAAGGTAATTTTGACTTCTGACCAAAAATTCCCAGTGTGGAATAAGATGGATGATTGTGGGTGTGATCAAGAGGCTGTTATTCTATTTAACAGGCTAGAGCAAAGGAAAGCCTTTTAGTGATGAAGTCGTGATTAACATGTCCATATTCCAGATCTTTAGGCAACAAACTTAAAAAGATGATGATTTATGTTATTGTAAGCTTCATAATTCAACAGTGGACCATATGTGTTTTCTGTTCTACAGTAATTCTCCAATAATGAGTTTGCCTCCTGGGAGAGAAGAATGTGCTTTTTTAAGCTCAGCAAGAATAGAAAATACTTATTGCTCTACACCTTATAATTGTATCTGTGAGAAGAGAATTGATTGTGTTTCCACTGCCTGCTTCAAATAGACACAGAAGAAAAGGTGACAtggaattttgtcattttgtttttttgtttccagGGATAATTTGTGATTATTTACAAATTAATGTTTTTGACAGCAGGACTTATTCCACTGTGGACAAAGAGATGagctggaagaggaagaaaatgctCTTTTGGGCTGTGATTTAAGAGATCAGATGCCGGCTGTCTTCTTGGGGAAGAGGGGAAGATTTTGTTTTTGGAAATCAGTTACTCCTCTCTTTAATGGCCCTGAGAAAGTCTCTCTTCTTCATTCCCTGAACTACCCACAAAGCCAGTCAGAGAACTCTGGATCTGTTCCTTACCCATAGGGTAAATCATTTCCATAGCCTTAGGCTTAAGGAGATAACACTATTAAGAACTAAAAAATAGGTATACTTACCATTCCCCATCTAGATGCTtacttctcatttaattttttttttattttgttatgatTTCAGACTTATTGAAAAGTTGAAACAATAGTACCAGGAACGCTCATATAAACTTTACCCATAGTtaccatttgtttatatt
Proteins encoded:
- the LOC131416332 gene encoding killer cell lectin-like receptor 2, with product MSNQEVIYSSLKVLQSPSESQNRLRPGATQRPVKTDDKEFSVPWHLIAVTLGVFCLLLLVTVTVLGTKILQCTQEEHRQEASPQNLSQKCHNIQNDNYLKEKLLNKTLEYDILKNETLQQKKELDSLFIEKKRCHRKQESFSKSLQNTGKLYEDRWSCCGVNCYYFTTEVKTWKGCKQTCQSYNLSLLKINDKDEQAFLQPQTYGNSYWIGLSYNAEERKWKWIDDGTSSGINSPIMSLPPGREECAFLSSARIENTYCSTPYNCICEKRIDCVSTACFK